A stretch of the Pan troglodytes isolate AG18354 chromosome 20, NHGRI_mPanTro3-v2.0_pri, whole genome shotgun sequence genome encodes the following:
- the ZNF546 gene encoding zinc finger protein 546 isoform X2 gives MQPRFLWILCFSVEETQGELTSSCGSKTMANVSLAFRDVSIDLSQEEWECLDTVQRDLYKDVMLENYSNLVSLGYTIPKPDVITLLEQEKEPWIVMREGTRNWFTDLEYKYITKNLLSEENVCKIYLSQLQTGEKSKNTIHEDTIFRNGLQCKHEFERQERHQMGCVSQMLIQKQISHPLHPKIHAREKSYECKECRKAFRQQSYLIQHLRIHTGERPYKCMECGKAFCRVGDLRVHHTIHAGERPYECKECGKAFRLHYHLTEHQRIHSGVKPYECKECGKAFSRVRDLRVHQTVHAGERPYECKECGKAFRLHYQLTEHQRIHTGERPYECKVCGKTFRVQRHISQHQKIHTGVKPYKCNECGKAFSHGSYLVQHQKIHTGEKPYECKECGKSFSFHAELARHHRIHTGEKPYECRECGKAFRLQTELTRHHRTHTGEKPYECKECGKAFICGYQLTLHLRTHTGEIPYECKECGKTFSSRYHLTQHYRIHTGEKPYICNECGKAFRLQAELTRHHRIHTCEKPYECKECGKAFIHSNQFISHQRIHTSESTYVCKECGKIFSRRYNLTQHFKIHTGEKPYICNECGKAFRFQTELTQHHRIHTGEKPYKCTECGKAFIRSTHLTQHHRIHTGEKPYECKECGKTFSRHYHLTQHHRGHTGEKPYICNECGNAFICSYRLTLHQRIHTGELPYECKECGKTFSRRYHLTQHFRLHTGEKPYSCKECGNAFRLQAELTRHHIVHTGEKPYKCKECGKAFSVNSELTRHHRIHTGEKPYQCKECGKAFIRSDQLTLHQRNHISEEVLCIM, from the exons CCCCGGTTTCTCTGGATTCTGTGCTTCTCCGTGGAGGAAACTCAAGGAGAACTGACAAGTTCTTGTGGTTCTAAAACCATGGCCAAT GTATCTTTGGCATTTAGGGATGTGTCCATAGACCTCTCCCAAGAGGAGTGGGAGTGCCTGGACACTGTGCAGAGGGACTTGTACAAGGATGTGATGTTGGAGAACTACAGCAACCTGGTCTCACTGG GATATACCATTCCTAAGCCAGATGTGATTACTTTATTGGAGCAAGAGAAAGAGCCCTGGATAGTAATGAGGGAAGGGACAAGGAATTGGTTCACAG atttgGAATACAAGTATATTACCAAGAATTTGCTTTCAGAAGAGAATGTTTGCAAAATCTATTTATCTCAATTGCAGAcaggggaaaaaagtaaaaacaccaTCCATGAGGACACCATTTTCAGAAATGGTTTGCAGTGTAAACATGAATTTGAGAGACAAGAGAGACATCAGATGGGATGCGTTAGTCAAATGCTAATCCAAAAACAAATATCTCATCCTCTACATCCAAAAATTCATGCTAGAGAGAAATcatatgaatgtaaggaatgtagAAAGGCCTTTAGACAACAGTCATACCTTATTCAACATCTGAGAATTCACACTGGTGAGAGACCCTATAAATGTATGGAATGTGGAAAGGCCTTTTGTCGAGTGGGAGACCTTAGAGTACATCACACAATCCATGCTGGGGAGAGACCCtatgaatgtaaagaatgtgggaaggcctttaGACTTCATTATCACCTTACTGAACATCAGAGAATACATTCTGGTGTGAAACCCTACgagtgtaaggaatgtgggaaagcctttagtcGTGTTAGAGACCTTAGAGTACATCAGACAGTTCATGCTGGTGAGAGACCTtatgaatgtaaagaatgtgggaaggcctttaGACTTCATTATCAACTAACTGAACATCAAAGAATTCATACTGGTGAGAGGCCTTATGAATGTAAGGTTTGTGGCAAGACCTTTAGGGTACAACGACATATTAGTCAACATCAGAAAATTCATACTGGTGTCAAACCctataaatgtaatgaatgtgggaaggcctttaGTCATGGCTCATACCTTGTTCAACATCAGAAAATTCATACTGGTGAAAAACCCTacgaatgtaaagaatgtggtaAGTCCTTTAGTTTTCATGCAGAACTTGCTCGACATCATAGaattcatactggtgagaaaccctatgaatgtagagaatgtggaaaagcctttcGTCTTCAAACGGAACTTACTCGGCATCATAGAActcatactggtgagaaaccctatgaatgtaaggaatgtgggaaggcctttaTTTGTGGTTATCAACTTACTTTACATCTGAGAACTCACACTGGTGAGATtccctatgaatgtaaggaatgtggaaaaACCTTCAGTAGTCGCTATCATCTCACTCAACACTACAGaattcatactggtgagaaaccctacATATGTAAcgaatgtggaaaagcctttcGTCTTCAAGCAGAACTTACCCGACATCACAGAATTCATACAtgtgagaaaccctatgaatgtaaggaatgtgggaaggctTTTATTCATAGCAATCAATTTATTTCACACCAGCGAATTCACACCAGTGAGAGCACCTACGtatgtaaagaatgtgggaagATTTTTAGTCGTCGCTATAATCTtactcaacattttaaaattcatactgGTGAAAAACCCTACatatgtaatgaatgtgggaaagcctttcgATTTCAAACAGAACTTACTCAGCATCACAGAATTCATACTGGTGAAAAACCTTATAAATGTACagaatgtgggaaggcctttaTTCGTAGCACTCATCTCACGCAACATCACAGaattcatactggtgagaaaccctacgaatgtaaggaatgtgggaagacGTTTAGTCGGCACTATCATCTTACTCAACATCACAGAGGCCATACTGGTGAGAAGCCCTACatatgtaatgaatgtgggaatGCTTTTATTTGCAGTTATCGACTTACATTACATCAAAGAATTCACACTGGTGAGCTTCcatatgaatgtaaggaatgtggaaagACCTTTAGTCGTCGGTATCATCTTACTCAACATTTTAGActtcatactggtgagaaaccttATAGCTGTAAAGAATGTGGGAATGCCTTTCGTCTTCAAGCAGAACTTACTCGACATCACATAGTTCACACGGgtgagaaaccctataaatgtaaagaatgtgggaaagccttcagtgtTAATTCAGAACTTACTCGACATCACAGAATTCATACTGGTGAAAAACCCTATcaatgtaaagaatgtggaaaagcctttatTCGTAGTGATCAACTTACTTTACATCAGAGAAATCATATTAGTGAGGAAGTCCTATGCATAATGTAA
- the ZNF546 gene encoding zinc finger protein 546 isoform X1, protein MQVDPPLHGPPNDFLIFQTIPLHSLSIMPRFLWILCFSVEETQGELTSSCGSKTMANVSLAFRDVSIDLSQEEWECLDTVQRDLYKDVMLENYSNLVSLGYTIPKPDVITLLEQEKEPWIVMREGTRNWFTDLEYKYITKNLLSEENVCKIYLSQLQTGEKSKNTIHEDTIFRNGLQCKHEFERQERHQMGCVSQMLIQKQISHPLHPKIHAREKSYECKECRKAFRQQSYLIQHLRIHTGERPYKCMECGKAFCRVGDLRVHHTIHAGERPYECKECGKAFRLHYHLTEHQRIHSGVKPYECKECGKAFSRVRDLRVHQTVHAGERPYECKECGKAFRLHYQLTEHQRIHTGERPYECKVCGKTFRVQRHISQHQKIHTGVKPYKCNECGKAFSHGSYLVQHQKIHTGEKPYECKECGKSFSFHAELARHHRIHTGEKPYECRECGKAFRLQTELTRHHRTHTGEKPYECKECGKAFICGYQLTLHLRTHTGEIPYECKECGKTFSSRYHLTQHYRIHTGEKPYICNECGKAFRLQAELTRHHRIHTCEKPYECKECGKAFIHSNQFISHQRIHTSESTYVCKECGKIFSRRYNLTQHFKIHTGEKPYICNECGKAFRFQTELTQHHRIHTGEKPYKCTECGKAFIRSTHLTQHHRIHTGEKPYECKECGKTFSRHYHLTQHHRGHTGEKPYICNECGNAFICSYRLTLHQRIHTGELPYECKECGKTFSRRYHLTQHFRLHTGEKPYSCKECGNAFRLQAELTRHHIVHTGEKPYKCKECGKAFSVNSELTRHHRIHTGEKPYQCKECGKAFIRSDQLTLHQRNHISEEVLCIM, encoded by the exons CCCCGGTTTCTCTGGATTCTGTGCTTCTCCGTGGAGGAAACTCAAGGAGAACTGACAAGTTCTTGTGGTTCTAAAACCATGGCCAAT GTATCTTTGGCATTTAGGGATGTGTCCATAGACCTCTCCCAAGAGGAGTGGGAGTGCCTGGACACTGTGCAGAGGGACTTGTACAAGGATGTGATGTTGGAGAACTACAGCAACCTGGTCTCACTGG GATATACCATTCCTAAGCCAGATGTGATTACTTTATTGGAGCAAGAGAAAGAGCCCTGGATAGTAATGAGGGAAGGGACAAGGAATTGGTTCACAG atttgGAATACAAGTATATTACCAAGAATTTGCTTTCAGAAGAGAATGTTTGCAAAATCTATTTATCTCAATTGCAGAcaggggaaaaaagtaaaaacaccaTCCATGAGGACACCATTTTCAGAAATGGTTTGCAGTGTAAACATGAATTTGAGAGACAAGAGAGACATCAGATGGGATGCGTTAGTCAAATGCTAATCCAAAAACAAATATCTCATCCTCTACATCCAAAAATTCATGCTAGAGAGAAATcatatgaatgtaaggaatgtagAAAGGCCTTTAGACAACAGTCATACCTTATTCAACATCTGAGAATTCACACTGGTGAGAGACCCTATAAATGTATGGAATGTGGAAAGGCCTTTTGTCGAGTGGGAGACCTTAGAGTACATCACACAATCCATGCTGGGGAGAGACCCtatgaatgtaaagaatgtgggaaggcctttaGACTTCATTATCACCTTACTGAACATCAGAGAATACATTCTGGTGTGAAACCCTACgagtgtaaggaatgtgggaaagcctttagtcGTGTTAGAGACCTTAGAGTACATCAGACAGTTCATGCTGGTGAGAGACCTtatgaatgtaaagaatgtgggaaggcctttaGACTTCATTATCAACTAACTGAACATCAAAGAATTCATACTGGTGAGAGGCCTTATGAATGTAAGGTTTGTGGCAAGACCTTTAGGGTACAACGACATATTAGTCAACATCAGAAAATTCATACTGGTGTCAAACCctataaatgtaatgaatgtgggaaggcctttaGTCATGGCTCATACCTTGTTCAACATCAGAAAATTCATACTGGTGAAAAACCCTacgaatgtaaagaatgtggtaAGTCCTTTAGTTTTCATGCAGAACTTGCTCGACATCATAGaattcatactggtgagaaaccctatgaatgtagagaatgtggaaaagcctttcGTCTTCAAACGGAACTTACTCGGCATCATAGAActcatactggtgagaaaccctatgaatgtaaggaatgtgggaaggcctttaTTTGTGGTTATCAACTTACTTTACATCTGAGAACTCACACTGGTGAGATtccctatgaatgtaaggaatgtggaaaaACCTTCAGTAGTCGCTATCATCTCACTCAACACTACAGaattcatactggtgagaaaccctacATATGTAAcgaatgtggaaaagcctttcGTCTTCAAGCAGAACTTACCCGACATCACAGAATTCATACAtgtgagaaaccctatgaatgtaaggaatgtgggaaggctTTTATTCATAGCAATCAATTTATTTCACACCAGCGAATTCACACCAGTGAGAGCACCTACGtatgtaaagaatgtgggaagATTTTTAGTCGTCGCTATAATCTtactcaacattttaaaattcatactgGTGAAAAACCCTACatatgtaatgaatgtgggaaagcctttcgATTTCAAACAGAACTTACTCAGCATCACAGAATTCATACTGGTGAAAAACCTTATAAATGTACagaatgtgggaaggcctttaTTCGTAGCACTCATCTCACGCAACATCACAGaattcatactggtgagaaaccctacgaatgtaaggaatgtgggaagacGTTTAGTCGGCACTATCATCTTACTCAACATCACAGAGGCCATACTGGTGAGAAGCCCTACatatgtaatgaatgtgggaatGCTTTTATTTGCAGTTATCGACTTACATTACATCAAAGAATTCACACTGGTGAGCTTCcatatgaatgtaaggaatgtggaaagACCTTTAGTCGTCGGTATCATCTTACTCAACATTTTAGActtcatactggtgagaaaccttATAGCTGTAAAGAATGTGGGAATGCCTTTCGTCTTCAAGCAGAACTTACTCGACATCACATAGTTCACACGGgtgagaaaccctataaatgtaaagaatgtgggaaagccttcagtgtTAATTCAGAACTTACTCGACATCACAGAATTCATACTGGTGAAAAACCCTATcaatgtaaagaatgtggaaaagcctttatTCGTAGTGATCAACTTACTTTACATCAGAGAAATCATATTAGTGAGGAAGTCCTATGCATAATGTAA
- the ZNF546 gene encoding zinc finger protein 546 isoform X3, protein MANVSLAFRDVSIDLSQEEWECLDTVQRDLYKDVMLENYSNLVSLGYTIPKPDVITLLEQEKEPWIVMREGTRNWFTDLEYKYITKNLLSEENVCKIYLSQLQTGEKSKNTIHEDTIFRNGLQCKHEFERQERHQMGCVSQMLIQKQISHPLHPKIHAREKSYECKECRKAFRQQSYLIQHLRIHTGERPYKCMECGKAFCRVGDLRVHHTIHAGERPYECKECGKAFRLHYHLTEHQRIHSGVKPYECKECGKAFSRVRDLRVHQTVHAGERPYECKECGKAFRLHYQLTEHQRIHTGERPYECKVCGKTFRVQRHISQHQKIHTGVKPYKCNECGKAFSHGSYLVQHQKIHTGEKPYECKECGKSFSFHAELARHHRIHTGEKPYECRECGKAFRLQTELTRHHRTHTGEKPYECKECGKAFICGYQLTLHLRTHTGEIPYECKECGKTFSSRYHLTQHYRIHTGEKPYICNECGKAFRLQAELTRHHRIHTCEKPYECKECGKAFIHSNQFISHQRIHTSESTYVCKECGKIFSRRYNLTQHFKIHTGEKPYICNECGKAFRFQTELTQHHRIHTGEKPYKCTECGKAFIRSTHLTQHHRIHTGEKPYECKECGKTFSRHYHLTQHHRGHTGEKPYICNECGNAFICSYRLTLHQRIHTGELPYECKECGKTFSRRYHLTQHFRLHTGEKPYSCKECGNAFRLQAELTRHHIVHTGEKPYKCKECGKAFSVNSELTRHHRIHTGEKPYQCKECGKAFIRSDQLTLHQRNHISEEVLCIM, encoded by the exons ATGGCCAAT GTATCTTTGGCATTTAGGGATGTGTCCATAGACCTCTCCCAAGAGGAGTGGGAGTGCCTGGACACTGTGCAGAGGGACTTGTACAAGGATGTGATGTTGGAGAACTACAGCAACCTGGTCTCACTGG GATATACCATTCCTAAGCCAGATGTGATTACTTTATTGGAGCAAGAGAAAGAGCCCTGGATAGTAATGAGGGAAGGGACAAGGAATTGGTTCACAG atttgGAATACAAGTATATTACCAAGAATTTGCTTTCAGAAGAGAATGTTTGCAAAATCTATTTATCTCAATTGCAGAcaggggaaaaaagtaaaaacaccaTCCATGAGGACACCATTTTCAGAAATGGTTTGCAGTGTAAACATGAATTTGAGAGACAAGAGAGACATCAGATGGGATGCGTTAGTCAAATGCTAATCCAAAAACAAATATCTCATCCTCTACATCCAAAAATTCATGCTAGAGAGAAATcatatgaatgtaaggaatgtagAAAGGCCTTTAGACAACAGTCATACCTTATTCAACATCTGAGAATTCACACTGGTGAGAGACCCTATAAATGTATGGAATGTGGAAAGGCCTTTTGTCGAGTGGGAGACCTTAGAGTACATCACACAATCCATGCTGGGGAGAGACCCtatgaatgtaaagaatgtgggaaggcctttaGACTTCATTATCACCTTACTGAACATCAGAGAATACATTCTGGTGTGAAACCCTACgagtgtaaggaatgtgggaaagcctttagtcGTGTTAGAGACCTTAGAGTACATCAGACAGTTCATGCTGGTGAGAGACCTtatgaatgtaaagaatgtgggaaggcctttaGACTTCATTATCAACTAACTGAACATCAAAGAATTCATACTGGTGAGAGGCCTTATGAATGTAAGGTTTGTGGCAAGACCTTTAGGGTACAACGACATATTAGTCAACATCAGAAAATTCATACTGGTGTCAAACCctataaatgtaatgaatgtgggaaggcctttaGTCATGGCTCATACCTTGTTCAACATCAGAAAATTCATACTGGTGAAAAACCCTacgaatgtaaagaatgtggtaAGTCCTTTAGTTTTCATGCAGAACTTGCTCGACATCATAGaattcatactggtgagaaaccctatgaatgtagagaatgtggaaaagcctttcGTCTTCAAACGGAACTTACTCGGCATCATAGAActcatactggtgagaaaccctatgaatgtaaggaatgtgggaaggcctttaTTTGTGGTTATCAACTTACTTTACATCTGAGAACTCACACTGGTGAGATtccctatgaatgtaaggaatgtggaaaaACCTTCAGTAGTCGCTATCATCTCACTCAACACTACAGaattcatactggtgagaaaccctacATATGTAAcgaatgtggaaaagcctttcGTCTTCAAGCAGAACTTACCCGACATCACAGAATTCATACAtgtgagaaaccctatgaatgtaaggaatgtgggaaggctTTTATTCATAGCAATCAATTTATTTCACACCAGCGAATTCACACCAGTGAGAGCACCTACGtatgtaaagaatgtgggaagATTTTTAGTCGTCGCTATAATCTtactcaacattttaaaattcatactgGTGAAAAACCCTACatatgtaatgaatgtgggaaagcctttcgATTTCAAACAGAACTTACTCAGCATCACAGAATTCATACTGGTGAAAAACCTTATAAATGTACagaatgtgggaaggcctttaTTCGTAGCACTCATCTCACGCAACATCACAGaattcatactggtgagaaaccctacgaatgtaaggaatgtgggaagacGTTTAGTCGGCACTATCATCTTACTCAACATCACAGAGGCCATACTGGTGAGAAGCCCTACatatgtaatgaatgtgggaatGCTTTTATTTGCAGTTATCGACTTACATTACATCAAAGAATTCACACTGGTGAGCTTCcatatgaatgtaaggaatgtggaaagACCTTTAGTCGTCGGTATCATCTTACTCAACATTTTAGActtcatactggtgagaaaccttATAGCTGTAAAGAATGTGGGAATGCCTTTCGTCTTCAAGCAGAACTTACTCGACATCACATAGTTCACACGGgtgagaaaccctataaatgtaaagaatgtgggaaagccttcagtgtTAATTCAGAACTTACTCGACATCACAGAATTCATACTGGTGAAAAACCCTATcaatgtaaagaatgtggaaaagcctttatTCGTAGTGATCAACTTACTTTACATCAGAGAAATCATATTAGTGAGGAAGTCCTATGCATAATGTAA
- the ZNF780B gene encoding zinc finger protein 780B isoform X4, whose translation MPAYTHASPIHNTHKPYECKECGKYFSCGSNLIQHQSIHTGEKPYKCKECGKAFQLHIQLTRHQKFHTGEKTFECKECGKAFNIPTQLNRHKNIHTVKKLFECKECGKSFNRSSNLTQHQSIHAGVKPYQCKECGKAFNRGSNLIQHQKIHSNEKPFVCRECEMAFRYHYQLIEHCRIHTGKKPFECKECRKAFTLLTKLVRHQKIHMSEKPFECRECGKAFSLLNQLNRHKNIHTGEKPFECKECGKSFNRSSNLIQHQSIHAGVKPYQCKECGKGFNRGANLIQHQKIHSNEKPFVCRECEMAFRYHYQLIQHCQIHTGGKPFECKECGKAFSLLTQLARHKNIHTGEKPFECKDCGKAFNRGSNLVQHQSIHTGEKPYECKECGKAFRLHLQLSQHEKTHTGEKPFECKECGEFFRRGSNLNQHRSIHTGKKPFECKECGKAFSLHTQLNRHKNIHTGEKPFKCKECGKSFNRVSNLVQHQSIHAGVKPYECKECGKGFSRGSNLIQHQKIHSSAKPFVCKECRKTFRYHYQLTEHYRIHTGEKPFECKECGKAFGLLTQLAQHQIIHTGEKPFKCKECGKAFNRGSNLVQPQSIHTGEKPYECKECGKAFRLHLQLSLHQKLVQVRNPLNVRNVGQPSDISSNLLNIRKFILG comes from the coding sequence agcctttcaACTTCACATACAACTTACTCGACATCAGAAATTTCATACTGGTGAGAAAACTtttgaatgtaaggaatgtggaaaagcctttaaTATTCCCACCCAGCTTAATCGCCATAAGAACATTCACACAGTTAAGAAACTGtttgaatgtaaggaatgtgggaagtcTTTTAATCGTAGCTCAAACCTTACTCAGCATCAAAGTATTCATGCTGGTGTAAAACCATATCAATGTAAggagtgtgggaaagcctttaatCGTGGTTCAAATCTTATTCAGCATCAAAAAATTCATTCCAATGAGAAACCCTTTGTATGTAGGGAATGTGAGATGGCCTTTCGATATCATTACCAACTCATTGAACATTGCCGAATTCATACTGGCAAGAAACCCTTTGAATGTAAAGAATGCAGAAAGGCCTTTACTCTTCTGACAAAGCTTGTTCGACATCAGAAGATTCATATGAGTGAGAAGCCCTTTGAATGCAGGGAATGCGGGAAGGCCTTTAGTCTTCTCAATCAGCTTAATCGCCATAAGAATATTCACACAGGTGAAAAACCAtttgaatgtaaagaatgtgggaagTCCTTTAATCGTAGTTCAAACCTTATTCAACACCAGAGTATTCATGCTGGTGTAAAACCATATCAATGTAAGGAGTGTGGGAAAGGCTTTAATCGTGGCGCAAATCTTATTCAGCATCAAAAAATTCATTCCAATGAGAAACCGTTTGTATGTAGGGAATGTGAGATGGCCTTTCGATATCATTACCAACTTATTCAACATTGCCAAATTCATACTGGTGGGAAACCCtttgaatgtaaagaatgtggaaaGGCCTTTAGTCTTCTGACACAGCTTGCTCGACATAAGAACattcatactggtgagaaaccaTTTGAATGTAAAGACTGTGGGAAGGCCTTCAATCGTGGCTCGAACCTTGTTCAACATCAGAGTATTCACACTGGTGAGAagccctatgaatgtaaggaGTGTGGGAAGGCTTTTAGACTTCACCTACAACTTTCTCAACATGAGAAAACTCATACAGGTGAGAAACCCtttgaatgtaaggaatgtggggaATTCTTTCGTCGTGGTTCAAATCTTAATCAACATCGAAGTATTCATACCGGAAAGAAACCCtttgaatgtaaggaatgtggcaaGGCCTTCAGTCTTCACACCCAGCTTAATCGCCATAAGAACATTCACACAGGTGAGAAGCCatttaaatgtaaagaatgtgggaagTCCTTTAATCGTGTCTCAAACCTTGTTCAACATCAGAGTATTCATGCTGGTGTAAAACCATATGAATGTAAGGAGTGTGGGAAAGGCTTTAGTCGTGGTTCAAACCTTATTCAGCATCAGAAAATTCATTCCAGTGCGAAACCCTTTGTATGTAAGGAGTGTAGGAAGACCTTTAGATATCATTACCAGCTTACTGAACATTACCGaattcatactggtgagaaacccttTGAATGTAAAGAATGCGGAAAGGCCTTTGGTCTTCTGACACAGCTTGCTCAACATCAGATCATTCATACTGGTGAGAAGCCATTTAAATGTAAGGAGTGTGGGAAGGCCTTTAATCGTGGCTCAAACCTTGTTCAACCTCAGAGTattcatactggtgagaaaccctatgaatgtaaggagTGTGGGAAGGCTTTTAGACTTCACCTACAACTTTCTCTGCATCAAAAACTTGTACAGGTGAGAAACCCTTTGAATGTAAGAAATGTGGGACAGCCTTCAGACATCAGTAGCAACTTACTGAACATCAGAAAATTCATACTTGGGTGA